In the Gossypium arboreum isolate Shixiya-1 chromosome 10, ASM2569848v2, whole genome shotgun sequence genome, one interval contains:
- the LOC108488152 gene encoding uncharacterized protein LOC108488152 has product MGFVRFDDPVLPNVAGNLLPNHIDQGVNGISEGRNKKIKSKVAEVRTPLRRVWKEMGDICASEGESTAQNQTVNYPVVIISRLKNNEVGVQMPPRVIIQRPTVFPYKDSKRVPWNYDCNVTIPGKENLVDALKEDQDRGSYTRRGRCYDTVSKKAQPVKGKAQVVEEMKEKVTKSELPVNEPVNEEKAKEFLKFLKNSKYSIVEQLHKQPARISVLALLLSSEVHCSALMKVLDETYIANDISVNKLDRLVSNISAGNYIFFNDDEIPPGGKGSTKPLHITMRCKGYTLPGVLIDNGSALNVLPLSTLNRLPVDNSHMKECQNIVKAFDGTERRVMGRIEVPLQIRPNTYEVDFLVKDIKPSYNCLLGKPWIHSVGAVHSSLHQKLKLVSDGRLITINTEEDIIATVSSNAPYLETDDKAIDCSFRSLEFVNATFITEGSKILTPKLSKTTRMSLQLMVEKGALPGRGLGRHLQERVETPVLKDKKDRFGLGFKPDARQRKKELEKK; this is encoded by the exons ATGGGGTTTGTGAGGTTTGATGACCCAGTCCTACCTAATGTAGCAGGAAACCTGCTCCCGAATCATATCGACCAAGGAGTGAACGGGATAAGCGAAGGCAGGAACAAGAAGATCAAATCTAAGGTCGCAGAAGTCAGGACCCCATTGAGACGAGTGTGGAAGGAGATG GGAGATATATGTGCATCGGAGGGAGAATCGACGGCGCAGAATCAAACAGTTAACTACCCCGTGGTCATCATATCGCGACTCAAAAATAATGAAGTAGGAGTGCAAATGCCACCGAGAGTCATAATCCAAAGACCTACAGTCTTCCCCTATAAAGACAGCAAAAGGGTCCCATGGAATTATGACTGTAACGTAACGATCCCAGGAAAAGAGAACCTGGTTGATGCTTTAAAAGAGGATCAAGATAGGGGCTCTTATACACGTAGAGGGAGATGTTACGATACAGTAAGCAAGAAGGCACAACCTGTAAAAGGAAAAGCCCAAGTGGTCGAAGAGATGAAGGAAAAAGTAACCAAATCTGAACTTCCTGTTAATGAGCCAGTTAATGAGGAAAAGGCTaaggagtttttaaaattcctaaagaacAGCAAGTACAGTATAGTGGAACAGCTACATAAACAACCAGCTCGTATCTCGGTGCTGGCCTTACTCCTAAGTTCGGAAGTCCATTGCAGCGCACTGATGAAAGTTTTGGATGAAACATATATTGCCAATGATATCTCCGTCAATAAGTTAGACCGCTTGGTTAGCAACATAAGTGCTGGCAACTATATCTTCTTCAATGATGACGAGATCCCACCCGGTGGCAAAGGGTCGACTAAACCTTTACACATTACCATGCGCTGTAAGGGATATACATTGCCAGGTGTACTGATTGACAATGGGTCGGCCTTGAATGTCCTACCATTGTCAACACTAAACAGATTACCTGTAGACAACTCTCACATGAAAGAGTGCCAAAACATAGTGAAGGCATTCGATGGCACGGAGAGAAGGGTGATGGGCAGAATCGAGGTACCTCTTCAGATCAGGCCAAACACGTATGAGGTGGATTTCCTGGTGAAGGATATCAAGCCTTCATACAACTGCTTATTGGGAAAGCCCTGGATACATTCAGTTGGGGCAGTGCATTCATCGTTGCATCAAAAGTTGAAGTTGGTATCAGATGGGCGGTTGATAACGATCAATACTGAAGAGGATATCATTGCAACTGTAAGCAGTAATGCGCCATATTTGGAGACAGATGACAAAGCAATCGACTGCTCATTTCGGTCTTTGGAATTTGTTAATGCGACGTTCATTACCGAGGGAAGTAAGATTCTGACGCCGAAATTATCCAAAACTACGAGGATGAGTTTACAGTTGATGGTTGAAAAAGGGGCCTTACCCGGAAGAGGACTTGGGAGACATCTCCAAGAAAGGGTTGAAACACCGGTATTGAAGGACAAGAAAGACCGCTTCGGCTTAGGATTTAAGCCGGATGCGAGACAAAGGAAAAAAGAGCTGGAAAAAAAGTAA